One genomic segment of Pristiophorus japonicus isolate sPriJap1 unplaced genomic scaffold, sPriJap1.hap1 HAP1_SCAFFOLD_29, whole genome shotgun sequence includes these proteins:
- the LOC139248268 gene encoding zinc finger protein 3-like, which yields MEKPWKCGDCGKGFIIPSRLEIHRRTHTGERPFTCSDCGKGFTGSSNLLRHQRVHTGEGLFTCSECGMGFTCSSHLVTHQRVHTGERPFTCSDCGKRFTCSSHLVTHQRVHTAELLFTCSECGKGFTRPSILLAHQRIHTGERPFTCSVCGKGFTRSSTLLRHQRVHTGERPFTCSECGKRFTYSSHLVTHQRVHTGERPFTCSECGKGFTQSSHLLRHQQVHK from the coding sequence atggagaaaccgtggaaatgtggtgactgcgggaagggattcattatCCCATCACGGCTGGAAATTCATCGTCGTACtcataccggggagaggccgttcacctgctccgattgtgggaagggattcactgggtcatccaatcttctgagacaccagcgagttcacactggggaggggctattcacttgctctgagtgtgggatgggattcacttgttcatcccaccttgtaacacaccagcgagttcacactggggagaggccgttcacctgctctgattgtgggaagagattcacttgttcatcccaccttgtaacacaccagcgagttcacactgcggagttgctgttcacctgctccgagtgtgggaagggattcactcggccatCCATCCTGCTGGCacatcagcgaattcacaccggggagaggccatttacctgctctgtgtgtgggaagggattcactcggtcatccaccctgctgagacaccagcgagttcacactggggagaggccgttcacctgctctgaatgtgggaagagattcacttattcatcccaccttgtaactcaccagcgagttcacactggggagaggccattcacctgctctgagtgcgggaagggattcactcagtcatcccacctgctgagacaccagcaagttcacaagtga
- the LOC139248317 gene encoding zinc finger protein 551-like has translation MEAEDIVHSGEKRYTCSVCGQGFSRSSKLERHKRSHTGEKPCKCGDCGKRFNYPSQLKIHWRVHTGERPFTCSDCGTGFNRSSHLLRHQRIHTGDRPFTCSECGKGFTQSSSLLLHQRVHTGERPFTCSECGKGFTTSPNLLTHQHTHTGERPFVCSECGKGFTTSSYLVTHQRVHTGERPFICSECGKGFTQSSNLLTHQQVHTGERPFTCSDCGKGFTQSSNLLIHQQVHTGERPFPCSDCGKGFTRSSNLLRHQRVHTGERPFPCSDCGKRFSRSSHLLRHQRIHK, from the coding sequence atggaagcagaagacatcgttcacagtggggagaaacgatacacgtgctctgtgtgtggacaaggcttcagccgatcatccaaactggagagacacaagcgcagtcacactggggagaaaccatgtaaatgtggggactgtgggaaacgattcaactacccgtcccagctgaaaatacattggcgagttcacactggggagaggccgttcacctgctccgattgtgggacgGGATTCAAtcggtcatcccatctgctgagacaccagcgaattcacactggggatcggccgttcacctgctcagagtgtgggaagggattcactcagtcatccagcctgctgctacaccagcgagtgcacaccggggagaggcctttcacctgctctgaatgtgggaagggattcactacatcacccaacctgctgacacaccagcacactcacactggagagaggccgttcgtctgctctgagtgtgggaagggattcacgacatCATCCTACCtggtgacacaccagcgagttcacactggggagaggccgttcatctgctctgagtgtgggaagggattcactcagtcatccaacctgctgacacaccagcaagttcacactggggagaggccgttcacttgctctgactgtgggaagggattcactcagtcatccaacctgctgatacaccagcaagttcacactggggagaggccattcccctgctctgactgtgggaagggattcactcggtcatccaacctgctgagacaccagcgagttcacactggggagaggccattcccctgctccgactgtgggaagcgaTTCAGTCGGTCATCCCacttgctgagacaccagcgaattcacaagtga